A stretch of DNA from Marispirochaeta aestuarii:
CTTCCTCCGGCGGAATATTCTGTGGACAATGTCTTGACAATCAAACTAAATAGATATACCTTGATAGTCAAGGTAATTATATGAACGAAAGGTATTCCCGAATTCTTGTAGAGTTTTTCGAACTTATGTCCTCCTGGGAGAACAGCATCGTAGCGGACAGGGAGATTTCCCTGCCCCAGATGCACCTTCTGGAAATCCTCGGAAGTCGCAAAGAGCTGAGAATGAAGGAGCTGGCCGCATTTCTGGGAGTAACCACCGGTACCCTGACGGTAATGATTCATCGCCTTCTTTCGAAAGGATATGTAACAAAGAAAAGGGATGAATCGGACAGGCGGTCTTTTATCATCGGTCTCTCCGCAAAAGGAGAATCGGAATACGGGAATCATCATCAGATGCACATGAATCTTATTGAAGAGATTATTGATGAGCTGGGAGCCGGGGAGAGTGACCGGTTCTTCTCGCGCCTTGAGCAGCTGCAGCGTGTTTTCTAAGGAGTACAGGAATGAATCAAAGGCTTTGTGATCAGTACAGGGTACCGGAAGGAAATCACCGCAATATGCGGAAAACCTCTGTCGTTGTGGTTTTGACACTGGGAACCATGGTTGCCGAAATCGTATTC
This window harbors:
- a CDS encoding MarR family winged helix-turn-helix transcriptional regulator, which codes for MNERYSRILVEFFELMSSWENSIVADREISLPQMHLLEILGSRKELRMKELAAFLGVTTGTLTVMIHRLLSKGYVTKKRDESDRRSFIIGLSAKGESEYGNHHQMHMNLIEEIIDELGAGESDRFFSRLEQLQRVF